A region from the Streptosporangium sp. NBC_01756 genome encodes:
- the pyrE gene encoding orotate phosphoribosyltransferase, which produces MSDRENLLAEIKGKGVVHGKVVLSSGMEADFYVDLRRVTLDGRAAPLVGRVMLDLTEDLDYDAVGGLTLGADPVATAMLHAAAARGRELDAFVVRKAQKAHGMQRRIEGPDVKGRRVLAVEDTSTTGGSPLTAVEALREAGAEVVAVAVIVDRGAAAAIAEAGLPYRAAYDLKDLGLA; this is translated from the coding sequence ATGAGCGATCGTGAGAACCTGCTGGCGGAGATCAAGGGTAAGGGCGTGGTGCACGGCAAGGTCGTGCTGTCCTCCGGGATGGAGGCGGACTTCTATGTGGACCTGCGCCGGGTGACCCTGGACGGACGGGCGGCTCCTCTGGTGGGCCGGGTCATGCTGGACCTCACCGAGGACCTGGACTACGACGCGGTCGGCGGTCTCACCCTGGGGGCCGACCCGGTGGCGACCGCCATGCTGCACGCGGCTGCGGCGCGGGGCCGGGAGCTCGACGCGTTCGTGGTCCGCAAGGCGCAGAAGGCTCACGGGATGCAGCGCAGGATCGAGGGGCCGGACGTGAAGGGACGGCGGGTGCTGGCGGTGGAGGACACCTCCACGACCGGTGGGTCCCCGCTGACCGCCGTGGAGGCGCTGCGCGAGGCCGGTGCCGAAGTGGTGGCGGTGGCGGTGATCGTGGACCGGGGGGCGGCCGCCGCGATCGCCGAGGCCGGCCTGCCGTACCGGGCCGCCTACGACCTCAAGGACCTCGGCCTGGCCTGA
- a CDS encoding zf-HC2 domain-containing protein, producing the protein MSTKTSQGDAELLAEARYGSLAAYDQLYGRHAPAARILARCLLRSAGEVEEVVAETFSRVLALVRRGEGPEEAFRPYLLTALRRTVQDWSWGEGGQATTGETGVPFVDPALTGLERSPVARAFLSLPERWQLVLWHTGVEGARPAEVAPFLGLTANGVVALAYMAREGWRQAYLRVHLEGLPRRACLPVLDRMGAYARGGLDREDGRDLDEHMDGCADCHNAFLEIADANQELRVIVGPLIAGPAFTGYLAGLDRAAIAGMGGPLGWWRQASKPRRRALATGAAVGTAVLAAALVLITAQELPSAPAAPTAPTLPTETTAPVAPVAPTASAAPRAPISEPVPIAALEPSSQGPLSAHPEPGWTHRPQALAPPPAARPRPAPAPRLTARIDALGALVRSEAGIVAVRLRNAGNGESGELVADVGLPDGVTVPAVARRGWAVAEVKPVGTVDGWACRAGAGGARCSRRPLAAGRTTAIFLRVLVSPTAAEGAAPSVRVSGAGSGVTATSRTGVRAVGAPARFATDGQVITAAIGNTLLDCGSTDPACQVARARAGDRRDNDLWEMTPLDQDRDPSTGSSSAARLTLPRTGKVVWAGLYWSASAPAGGLIKFKAPGDREYRQVKAERVAEKDLPTGVGYQAFADVTRLMSTLHGTYWAADASLVPGFARHAGWSLVVVAADPRQPYSHAVVVDTVTVVDRAHGPAWIPLDGLTPTAAPAQINLVTWEGDAGVRGDQVTLGGRPLRPAGGERDAGNPFDGSATGAEGMGMTFGTDVDDFQAALGRRPMLKVSGDQDGLLFGAAAVRVVARP; encoded by the coding sequence ATGAGTACGAAAACATCTCAAGGCGATGCCGAGCTGCTGGCCGAGGCCCGGTACGGGAGCCTCGCGGCCTACGACCAGCTGTACGGACGGCACGCACCGGCGGCCCGGATCCTCGCCCGGTGCCTGCTGCGGAGCGCCGGCGAGGTCGAGGAGGTCGTGGCGGAGACGTTCAGCAGGGTCCTCGCCCTGGTGAGGCGGGGGGAGGGCCCCGAGGAGGCGTTCCGGCCCTACCTGCTCACCGCGCTGCGCCGTACGGTCCAGGACTGGTCATGGGGGGAGGGCGGGCAGGCGACCACCGGAGAGACGGGGGTGCCCTTCGTCGATCCCGCGCTCACCGGTCTGGAACGCTCACCGGTGGCCAGGGCCTTCCTGTCCCTGCCGGAGCGGTGGCAACTCGTCCTGTGGCACACGGGAGTCGAGGGGGCCCGGCCGGCCGAGGTCGCTCCGTTCCTGGGCCTGACGGCCAACGGGGTCGTCGCGCTGGCCTACATGGCCAGGGAGGGCTGGCGCCAGGCCTACCTGCGGGTGCATCTCGAAGGGCTCCCCCGGCGGGCATGCCTCCCGGTGCTGGACAGGATGGGTGCCTACGCGCGAGGCGGCCTGGACCGGGAGGACGGCCGTGATCTGGACGAGCACATGGACGGCTGCGCCGACTGCCACAACGCCTTCCTGGAGATCGCCGACGCCAACCAGGAGCTACGCGTCATCGTCGGCCCTCTCATCGCCGGCCCCGCGTTCACCGGATACCTCGCGGGACTGGACAGGGCGGCCATCGCCGGCATGGGCGGGCCGCTCGGCTGGTGGCGACAGGCGTCCAAGCCCCGGCGGCGGGCCCTCGCGACCGGTGCGGCGGTCGGCACGGCCGTCCTGGCGGCGGCCCTGGTCCTGATCACGGCCCAGGAGCTGCCGAGCGCGCCGGCCGCACCGACCGCACCGACCCTGCCGACCGAAACGACCGCACCGGTCGCACCGGTCGCACCGACCGCGTCGGCCGCGCCGAGGGCGCCGATCTCCGAACCGGTGCCGATCGCCGCCCTCGAACCGTCGTCACAGGGTCCGCTGTCCGCGCACCCGGAGCCGGGGTGGACGCACCGGCCCCAGGCCCTCGCGCCGCCCCCTGCCGCGAGGCCGCGCCCCGCGCCCGCGCCACGCCTGACCGCCAGGATCGACGCTCTCGGCGCGCTGGTCCGGTCCGAGGCGGGCATCGTGGCGGTACGGCTGCGCAACGCCGGAAACGGGGAGAGCGGGGAACTCGTCGCCGACGTCGGTCTGCCGGACGGGGTGACGGTGCCCGCGGTGGCGCGCCGGGGGTGGGCGGTCGCCGAGGTCAAGCCGGTCGGCACGGTCGACGGCTGGGCCTGCCGCGCCGGCGCCGGAGGCGCGCGGTGCTCCAGGAGGCCGCTGGCGGCCGGCCGGACCACGGCGATCTTCCTCCGCGTCCTCGTCTCCCCGACGGCGGCCGAGGGGGCGGCGCCGTCGGTCCGTGTCTCCGGCGCGGGGAGCGGGGTGACGGCCACGTCGCGGACCGGGGTCCGGGCGGTCGGCGCTCCCGCCCGGTTCGCCACCGACGGGCAGGTGATCACCGCTGCGATCGGCAACACCCTCCTGGACTGCGGGTCCACCGACCCCGCATGCCAGGTCGCCCGTGCCCGCGCGGGCGACCGCCGCGACAACGACCTGTGGGAGATGACCCCCCTCGACCAGGACCGTGATCCGTCGACGGGGAGTTCGAGCGCGGCCCGGCTGACCCTGCCGAGGACGGGCAAGGTGGTCTGGGCCGGGCTCTACTGGTCGGCCAGCGCGCCCGCCGGCGGGCTGATCAAATTCAAGGCGCCAGGGGACCGGGAATACCGGCAGGTGAAGGCCGAACGGGTGGCCGAGAAGGACCTGCCCACCGGCGTGGGATACCAGGCGTTCGCCGATGTGACGAGACTGATGAGCACGCTCCACGGGACCTACTGGGCGGCTGACGCCTCACTGGTGCCCGGTTTCGCCCGGCACGCCGGGTGGAGCCTGGTGGTCGTCGCGGCCGATCCCCGCCAGCCGTACAGCCATGCCGTCGTCGTCGACACCGTGACCGTGGTGGACCGCGCGCACGGGCCGGCGTGGATCCCCCTCGACGGACTGACGCCCACCGCCGCACCCGCGCAGATAAACCTGGTGACCTGGGAGGGCGACGCCGGTGTGCGAGGGGATCAGGTCACGCTCGGCGGACGCCCGCTCCGGCCGGCCGGCGGCGAACGGGACGCGGGCAACCCCTTCGACGGATCCGCCACGGGCGCCGAGGGCATGGGCATGACCTTCGGTACCGACGTGGACGACTTCCAGGCCGCCCTGGGCCGCCGTCCGATGCTCAAGGTGAGCGGCGACCAGGACGGCCTGCTCTTCGGGGCGGCGGCGGTGCGGGTCGTGGCCCGTCCATGA
- a CDS encoding NYN domain-containing protein, translating to MDRCALFVDAGYLLADGAMAVHGTRHREAVSWDYPGLLKLLSSLSKDRTGLPLLRCYWYEASVEGRRTAEHDALADIPGLKLRLSRIRPGRREGVDAQVHRDLMTLARNSAVCDAVVVSGDEDLAQVVCDAQDLGIRVTVVHIATDGNWAVSRSLRQECDDLIEIGGGHLRPYVSLTGGAVDPSHLANGHQSTGNGHQSTGNGQVAAAPTAGSNGAAHAPSPAPAPRVNPAPSQPSQPALPSYPSYNHEPPPAPAPAPQQAPPPPTPNGPTGPMPAAPQYALGNTGNTPSYQPGQLGVYTGPQAAPVPIQSMANSSTTTLSDAVKAAHKEGYDFGESVAKDAPALWLEAVLARKPRMPSDLEARLLQGSSLPIDFLLHDEVRHALRRGFWDALERARR from the coding sequence GTGGATCGCTGCGCGCTGTTCGTGGACGCAGGCTACCTGCTGGCCGACGGCGCGATGGCCGTACATGGGACTCGCCATCGCGAGGCGGTTTCCTGGGACTATCCGGGACTGCTCAAACTGCTCAGCAGCCTGTCCAAGGATCGCACCGGGCTGCCGCTGCTGCGGTGCTACTGGTACGAGGCGAGCGTCGAAGGCCGCCGCACCGCCGAGCATGACGCGCTCGCCGACATCCCCGGACTCAAGCTCAGGCTGTCGCGCATCCGCCCGGGACGTCGTGAGGGGGTGGACGCCCAGGTCCACCGCGACCTCATGACGCTGGCGCGCAACAGCGCGGTCTGCGACGCGGTGGTGGTCAGCGGCGACGAGGATCTGGCGCAGGTCGTCTGTGACGCCCAGGACCTCGGCATCCGCGTCACCGTCGTGCATATCGCCACCGACGGAAACTGGGCGGTGTCCCGTTCGCTCCGCCAGGAATGCGACGACCTGATCGAGATCGGCGGCGGCCATCTGCGCCCGTATGTCAGCCTGACCGGCGGTGCCGTGGACCCGTCTCACCTGGCCAACGGCCATCAGTCGACCGGCAACGGCCATCAGTCGACCGGCAACGGGCAGGTCGCGGCCGCTCCCACCGCCGGCAGCAACGGCGCCGCACACGCCCCCTCCCCGGCCCCGGCCCCCCGCGTCAACCCCGCGCCCTCCCAGCCCTCCCAGCCTGCGCTGCCGTCCTATCCGAGCTACAACCACGAGCCTCCACCGGCACCGGCACCGGCTCCGCAGCAGGCCCCGCCGCCCCCGACTCCCAACGGCCCGACCGGTCCGATGCCGGCCGCCCCGCAGTACGCCTTGGGCAACACCGGAAACACGCCCAGCTACCAGCCCGGCCAACTCGGCGTCTACACCGGTCCTCAGGCGGCTCCCGTGCCGATCCAGAGCATGGCCAACAGCAGCACGACCACCCTCTCCGACGCCGTGAAGGCCGCCCACAAGGAAGGCTACGATTTCGGCGAGTCCGTCGCCAAGGACGCTCCCGCCCTGTGGCTGGAGGCCGTGCTCGCCCGTAAGCCCCGCATGCCTTCCGACCTGGAGGCCCGTCTTCTCCAGGGCTCCTCTCTGCCGATCGACTTCCTCCTCCATGACGAGGTCCGTCACGCCCTCCGGCGGGGCTTCTGGGACGCCCTGGAGCGCGCTCGGCGCTAG